The DNA window CAGAAGTGAAATTACTTACAGGCAAATGGGTGTGTTTTTTACTCGTTTGATTTGGGATATGTATTCAAGGTCTTCTGGAGTAGGGTTTGTTTCTATCTCATCGTCGTCATCGTCATCTACTTGAGATCCGGGGAGACTAAGGTCGGTGTCTTCTGTATCTACGAATGGAACTTCCGAAATTCTCCTCTTCATCCTGAACTGGTGCGTGGGATCTCTCAGCCTAGGAAGACCTAAATTctttgagagagagaaatgtgTGTTGATCGGAGATGAAGTGGAAGTAGAGGAAGATGGAGATGGTGAGACATGGGGGCGAAAGCTTTGGAAAACAATCATAGTCGCCACCGTCGTCATCAATCCCCGGCCTTATGAATTGTAGTGGTATAATTGAACAAGTTATCTGGAAATCGAGAAAACGCGAAAGCGTTTTCGATAAGACGCCAAACGCAAAAAAGAGGAAGGAGACGAGAGGGAAAGCAGCGGCGGTAGCGACCGCGATGTGTATGAAGGGAAAGTTTATTATCCGCCCGTtaagtttattttgattatttactTTTGGTATTTTTACTTCTAATAAATTATCCCGATTTTCTTGAAAAGAGGAAtggaaatcaaaattttcatcaaaaatatCGTTTTTTTGGTTGGGAAACTGTCAATGGAGAAGTCTTTACATCTAACAAAgtagaaaaaacaaattttatctcGCTAGCTATcagatataatatttgtttgaagaatgaataatttattgattatattatttttcattgtgACATTACCAAGATCACATTAACTCTTTTACATAACCTCCTTCAATTTTAATGGGATACACCAACAAAAGTCACCTAGTTCTGGGTCAAATGAATTTAATGGAGTTTTAGTAATAAAAGTGTGGACgactgtaataaataaaagagttttcgaaggaaaaaattatagatatgAATGTCTCAAATAGTTTATGTCACGCGCGTTCGTTTCAATCCGAAATAGAGACTTGTACGAGATgacaattttcaattttattgacatttaaaattcttatgttattttattatttattgttttgttttttccttATTTTGTTTGTCGGGCTCTTTATAAAATAGTTTtgatcttataaaaaaaatgatttacttttaataccatttttatttcaattcgGAGAATTTTGCTGGAATAGTTTATAGAGGTaggaaaattaccgatattaaagatatatcgaaaatactgtaccgcaatatatcaaaatatcaatttttaaggtataccaaaaaaaatgtaaggtatgatatcaataccgaaattattattacagtaaaggtatgaaatttttaaaattttggtatatcgagatataccgaaatagtatttaaaagttaatatatatataatatatatatatatatataatacttaaaataaaataattaaatattgatttttaaggtataaaaaaaaggtaaaatatGATACCAATACCGAAATGATTGTTACAGTAAAtgtatgaaatttttaaaattttcgtatatcgagatataccgaaatatcaaaatagtatttataagttaatatatatatatatatatatatatatatatatatatatatatatatatatatatatatatatatatatatatatatatatatatatatatatatatatatataatatgagtaatgatagggaacgcTCTTGGGCCGAGAAAGTccgcaaaaataaaatattcccTTTTAATTACCGAatattctctcttcttattaattaatttctaactCTAAATATTCcgtattttaaatgaatattctattttttgcGGACTTTGGGTCCCAGATTTgcgttccctatcattactcatataatatatatataaaagaaaataattaaataaatttaatattaatttaattatagaaatataatttctgaaatattattcaatatacaGATAAATTTATGAAGTTTTTGTATACCAAATTAAGGTAGggtaaaaatatgaattttttgtataccttaatttttttttaatttataaaatatggataaaacattaatgTATACTGTACTAATCCATTCTAAtcgtttatatcatattttttaaaaataaaataaaattatgtaaattaatttttaatatgatatatattataatataataaaaaattatatttttataaaaaagtaaacttaaaatttttataaaatataacaaataaataaatatattaataattttataaattttgtgtttATAGCGTTAATATGACAGAATTGAGATTTTAGATGGACCGGTTAACTTTCCATGAAACCCAAAGGATCAATTTGGATTGAAAATCGTCGGGTTAGGaaagtttattaaattagtcGGGTCGGGTTAAACACGGAACACAATGGTTATTCTGGCGGGAAATCGTTGTTTCTCCCGCCATTTGTACTTCGTCAAAATCACTTCTCTTCACGATTCTTTCCTCCATTTTTCTTCTtcgtctctctctctctcttacgCATTTTTCTTCTTCGTCTCTCTCGGAGAGAATCGCGGACTGATAATGGATTATGCCGGAGGCTATTTCGTCGACGAGCAAGCAGTTCACGTCGAGAGCATCTTCTATGAATTTCTTAAAAGGTTATTGTCTTACATTTCTACATCCACATCTAAAAAATCGTAAATCTAAAGCATCCTTGTGGTTTCATTCAGGTTTAGGCTTGATGGTTCACTCCAACCAGTTTACGAAGCAGAAGTAGAGGATTTGAAGCCGAATGAACCAAACACCATGTTCATCGATTTCTCTCATGTTATGCGCCACAGTAGTCATCTCCAGATGGCTATTTCTGACGAGTTTATCAGGTTCTATTTTCCGGCTACTTCTTAATCTAGGGTTTTTGATATCCAACGAGTCAGATGATGTATTAAGTTTCAGTTAGAGAAACGGAGTTCATTGATTAATTATCTGTAAAATGAATTCGTTGATAAACTGGTTTCCAGGTTCGAGCCATGCTTGAAGAATGCCTGCAAGAGGTTTGTGATGGAACTAAAGCCCACATTTATCACAGATGATAACCCCAACACGGACATCAATGTAGCTTTTTTTAACCTCCCTTTGCTGAAAAGGTAGAACAAGTTCTTAATAAACTGCATATATGAATATTCCGAATTTTATTCATTCTGGTAATATTTCAGATTGCGGGAATTGGCTACAGCTGATATTGGAAGATTGGTTTCTGTGAGTGGAGTTGTCACTAGGACAAGTGAGGTTCGACCTGAGCTTCTTTATGGGACTTTCAAGTGTCTGGGATGTGGAGCCCTCATGAAGAATGTTGAACAGCAGTTCAAATACACTGAGGTATGAAACCTTCCTTGTCCTATAACAGTTATTATTCAATTGTTTTTCCTTGTAATTTACAGAACTTTCATTCTCTCAATGGACTGTAGCCAATAATCTGCACCAATGCAACTTGCAACAACAAGGGAAATTGGTTATTGCTTCGGCAAGAGAGCAAGTTTGCAGATTGGCAGAGGGTTAGGATGCAGGAATCTTCTAAAGAAATTCCAGCTGGTTCCCTTCCCAGATCATTGGATGTAATTCTTCGCCATGACATTGTTGAACAAGCAAGAGCTGGTGACACGTGAGCTACTTCTCATCCTTTTCTGTTGGAAATTCTGAATCTGTTTGTGTACTGAGCTTCTATTGGCGCAGGGTTATTTTTACAGGCTCGGTTGTTGTGATCCCTGATATCGCGGCCTTGGCCTCTCCTGGAGAGAGAGCTGAATGCCGTAGAGATTCTTCCCAGCGCAGGAATGCTTCTGCTGGTGAAGGTGTGAGGGGTCTTCGAGCTTTGGGAGTGAGGGATCTCTCATATAAACTTGCTTTCATTGCCAATTCTGTTCAGGTTCATTGCCAATTCTCTCATATTGTTTCTCTACTGTTTGATTGTACAAATTGAAGTCTTTTCAATCAATTTAACTTATGTGCAACTATGGTACTCAGATTTCTGATGGAAGAAGAGGTACAGATATCAGAAATCTAAGGAAGGATTCGGATGCAGATGACAAGATAGAGTTCACGGTTTGTTCATTTATGCAGTCCTTCtcaacttttctttttctttagtGGTATTTTGccttttgttatataaaaactttatgtttatattatgcAGGAAGAGGATATGAATGAACTACAACAAATTCGCAACACCCCAGACTTTTTCAATAAGCTGGTTGATAGCATTGCCCCAACTGTATTTGGTCACCAGGATATCAAGCGAGCCATCCTACTTATGCTGGTGGGTGGTGTTCATAAAGTTACCCATGAAGGCATCAACCTCAGAGGGGATATCAATGTCTGTATAGTAGGTGATCCCAGCTGTGCAAAATCTCAATTCCTCAAGTAAGATATTTGGTTTTATCTCCCCAGACTTACACATGAAAAAAAGACTTGTTCCTTTTTTGTCATTGTTTATGCATATGCACTACTAAGTAAATGGACAATTTTGCAGGTATACTGCTACTTTAGTTCCAAGATCTGTCTACACATCTGGTAAATCTTCATCTGCGGCTGGTTTGACTGCAACTGTGGCAAAGGAACCTGAAACAGGGGAGTTTTGTATTGAGGTAGCATTCTTTCGTTGTTATTCCTTCATTGAAGATGGTTGTTATTGAAACGGATTACGTTCTTGATGTTCTTATAATGGCATGAGTAATGCTAGTTTTTTTCTCAAGATTTTGATGCTTAGACTTGAAATTGTCAGGCTGGAGCTTTGATGCTTGCTGACAATGGAATCTGTTGCATTGATGAGTTTGACAAGATGGACATCAGAGATCAGGTATTTTCCATTTCATGGCATCATTGTTTCTTATAACTGGGAAATAACTATTTATAGCCAAGCTTCTAATAACTCATTCCCCATTCAACTTAAGGTTGCAATCCACGAAGCAATGGAACAACAGACGATAAGCATAACTAAGGCAGGAATACAAGCAACACTAAATGCTCGCACATCAATATTGGCTGCAGCAAATCCCACTGGTGGACGCTATGACAAGACCAAACCACTAAAGGTATGGACATGCTGCTAATGCCTCTAATTTCTTTTTGTGCACGTCTTCTCTTATGAAAAAAAACTGGTCTCAAAAATTTAATCTTGATTATATTACAACCTGTTAGTTTTTACTAAATCACTATTTTTTTTCCGTGCAGTATAATGTGGCTCTGCCACCGGCAATCCTTTCTAGGTTTGATCTGGTATACATAATGATCGACGATCCAGATGATCAAACCGACTATCATATTGCTCACCATGTTGTTAGAGTACACCAAAGGCGTGA is part of the Impatiens glandulifera chromosome 1, dImpGla2.1, whole genome shotgun sequence genome and encodes:
- the LOC124922342 gene encoding DNA replication licensing factor MCM6, with product MDYAGGYFVDEQAVHVESIFYEFLKRFRLDGSLQPVYEAEVEDLKPNEPNTMFIDFSHVMRHSSHLQMAISDEFIRFEPCLKNACKRFVMELKPTFITDDNPNTDINVAFFNLPLLKRLRELATADIGRLVSVSGVVTRTSEVRPELLYGTFKCLGCGALMKNVEQQFKYTEPIICTNATCNNKGNWLLLRQESKFADWQRVRMQESSKEIPAGSLPRSLDVILRHDIVEQARAGDTVIFTGSVVVIPDIAALASPGERAECRRDSSQRRNASAGEGVRGLRALGVRDLSYKLAFIANSVQISDGRRGTDIRNLRKDSDADDKIEFTEEDMNELQQIRNTPDFFNKLVDSIAPTVFGHQDIKRAILLMLVGGVHKVTHEGINLRGDINVCIVGDPSCAKSQFLKYTATLVPRSVYTSGKSSSAAGLTATVAKEPETGEFCIEAGALMLADNGICCIDEFDKMDIRDQVAIHEAMEQQTISITKAGIQATLNARTSILAAANPTGGRYDKTKPLKYNVALPPAILSRFDLVYIMIDDPDDQTDYHIAHHVVRVHQRREEALSPAFTTAQLKRYIAYAKTLKPKLSQDARQLLVDSYVTLRMGDTAPGSRVAYRMTVRQLEALVRLSESVARIYHEPQVEPRHVKIAVRLLKTSIISVESTEIDLSDFQDVNNVATDGGGSDETEAQPASSPSKATGATEENVGGPSGKQGKKLVITDEYFQRVTQALVARLRQHEQSIEREGRGLAGMRQRDLIQWYVTQQNEKNNYSSTEEAAAEVTKLKAIIESLIRREGHLIVVDDGSSRQEEEEAQVMPQQPPSRNERILAVAPNYVVD